In Solanum pennellii chromosome 3, SPENNV200, a single window of DNA contains:
- the LOC107015469 gene encoding protein MHF2 homolog isoform X2 has product MEKENTFDPDLVHEIFKLVWKRKAAERGKNELSENIDNEVGASSSKRIRPTFANANALKLSSELLRVFVAAIQRAATIAEAEGSVKIEATHLERILPQLLLDF; this is encoded by the exons ATGGAGAAGGAGAACACCTTTGATCCT GATTTGGTTCACGAAATTTTCAAGCTTGTTTGGAAAAGAAAAGCTGCAG AACGAGGGAAAAATGAATTATCTGAGAATATAGACAATGAG GTTGGGGCTAGCTCATCAAAGAGAATTCGACCAACTTTTG CCAATGCAAATGCACTGAAGCTGAGCTCTGAACTCCTCCGAGTCTTTGTAGCAG CTATACAACGTGCTGCTACTATTGCTGAAGCTGAGGGCAGTGTCAAAATCGAAGCAACTCATCTAGAGAGGATACTTCCTCAGTTACTTTTAGATTTTTAA
- the LOC107015469 gene encoding protein MHF2 homolog isoform X1 produces the protein MEKENTFDPDLVHEIFKLVWKRKAAERGKNELSENIDNEVGASSSKRIRPTFANANALKLSSELLRVFVAEAIQRAATIAEAEGSVKIEATHLERILPQLLLDF, from the exons ATGGAGAAGGAGAACACCTTTGATCCT GATTTGGTTCACGAAATTTTCAAGCTTGTTTGGAAAAGAAAAGCTGCAG AACGAGGGAAAAATGAATTATCTGAGAATATAGACAATGAG GTTGGGGCTAGCTCATCAAAGAGAATTCGACCAACTTTTG CCAATGCAAATGCACTGAAGCTGAGCTCTGAACTCCTCCGAGTCTTTGTAGCAG AAGCTATACAACGTGCTGCTACTATTGCTGAAGCTGAGGGCAGTGTCAAAATCGAAGCAACTCATCTAGAGAGGATACTTCCTCAGTTACTTTTAGATTTTTAA
- the LOC107015468 gene encoding leucine-rich repeat receptor-like serine/threonine/tyrosine-protein kinase SOBIR1 has translation MTFTASHIHLSFLSFFTVILLVQAKLNLYSPDHSALFLVQKGLGIPAQRNVLENPCNSVGISCEKRLTNNSYVLRVTRVVFKSYGLKGTLSPAIGRLSELKELSLQNNKLFDRIPTEIVDSRKLEILNLQNNQFSGKVPPELSSLVRLRILDLGSNELSGNLNFLKYFPNLEKLSVADNMFTGRIPQSLKSFRNLRLLNISSNSFLEGTVPVVSQVEHLSADLNRKDYVPKRYILAENATRPSHSPAMAPESKSRYAQAPGPSTVVVPVKKDKHNKTRRKVGAWILGFFAGVFAGGLSALIFSVLFKVLMFLIRGIRNDSGLTIFSPLIKKAEHLAFLENEDGLESLELIGQGGCGKVYKAALPGSDGKIIAVKKIIQPPKDAAELTEEDSKAMNKKMRQIKSEIKIVGQIRHRNLLPLLAHMPRPDCHYLVYEYMKNGSLQDTLQQVREGKRELDWSARHRIAMGIAAGLEYLHINHTQRIIHRDLKPGNVLLDDDMEARIADFGLAKAVPDAHTHITTSNVAGTIGYIAPEYHQTLKFTDKCDIYSFGVLLGVLVMGKLPSDEFFQNTSEMSLVKWMRNVMTSEDPNRAIDPKLMGNGNEDQMLLVLKIACFCTMENPKERPNSKDVRCMLMQIKH, from the coding sequence ATGACCTTCACAGCCTCACATATACACCtttcttttttgtcttttttcacTGTCATCCTTCTTGTTCAAGCAAAACTAAACCTTTACTCACCTGATCACAGTGCTCTTTTCCTTGTCCAAAAAGGCTTAGGCATCCCTGCTCAGCGCAATGTTCTTGAGAACCCATGCAACTCTGTTGGAATATCATGCGAAAAACGACTCACAAATAATTCATACGTGCTAAGAGTCACAAGGGTTGTCTTCAAATCCTACGGGTTGAAGGGTACACTGTCTCCTGCCATTGGGAGGCTTTCTGAGCTCAAAGAGCTGTCCCTCCAAAACAACAAACTCTTTGACAGAATACCAACTGAAATAGTTGACTCCAGGAAATTGGAAATCTTGAACCTTCAAAACAACCAATTTTCTGGCAAAGTCCCACCTGAATTATCATCTCTAGTCCGACTTCGTATCCTTGACCTTGGCTCTAATGAGTTATCTGGGAACCTGAACTTCTTGAAATACTTTCCTAACCTTGAAAAACTCTCCGTTGCTGATAACATGTTTACTGGCAGAATACCTCAATCCTTGAAATCTTTCAGAAATCTCCGGCTCCTCAACATTTCAAGCAACAGTTTCCTTGAAGGTACGGTGCCTGTTGTGAGTCAAGTTGAGCACTTATCAGCAGACTTAAATCGAAAAGATTATGTTCCTAAGCGTTACATTCTTGCTGAGAACGCAACAAGGCCAAGCCACAGCCCTGCAATGGCACCGGAGTCCAAATCAAGATATGCCCAAGCTCCAGGACCTAGTACAGTTGTAGTACCAGTAAAAAAAGACAAACATAACAAGACCAGAAGGAAGGTAGGCGCCTGGATTCTTGGATTCTTTGCTGGAGTTTTCGCTGGGGGCTTATCAGCGTTGATCTTCTCCGTCCTCTTCAAGGTGCTTATGTTTTTGATCAGAGGGATCAGAAATGATTCAGGCTTAACAATTTTCAGTCCATTGATTAAGAAAGCAGAGCACTTGGCCTTTCTGGAGAacgaagatggattggaatcaCTAGAACTCATTGGGCAAGGTGGATGTGGAAAAGTTTATAAAGCTGCGTTACCTGGAAGTGACGGAAAGATTATAGCCGTAAAGAAGATCATACAACCACCAAAGGATGCTGCAGAACTCACTGAGGAAGATAGCAAGGCTATGAATAAGAAAATGCGCCAGATTAAATCAGAAATCAAAATTGTAGGTCAAATCAGACACCGGAATTTGCTTCCCCTACTGGCGCATATGCCAAGACCAGACTGCCACTACTTGGTCTATGAGTACATGAAAAATGGGAGCTTACAGGATACCCTCCAGCAAGTCAGAGAGGGGAAACGGGAACTAGATTGGTCGGCACGTCACCGAATTGCAATGGGAATAGCTGCTGGACTCGAGTATCTCCATATAAATCATACTCAGCGTATAATTCACAGAGATCTAAAGCCAGGCAATGTCCTCCTTGATGATGACATGGAAGCTCGAATTGCGGATTTTGGCCTTGCAAAGGCTGTCCCAGATGCTCATACACATATTACAACTTCAAATGTGGCAGGAACTATAGGATACATCGCTCCAGAATATCATCAGACACTGAAGTTCACTGATAAGTGTGATATATACAGCTTCGGGGTGCTGCTAGGCGTGCTAGTTATGGGAAAGCTTCCATCTGATGAGTTCTTCCAAAACACTTCTGAGATGAGTTTAGTGAAATGGATGAGAAATGTCATGACTTCTGAGGATCCAAACAGAGCAATTGATCCAAAGCTGATGGGTAATGGAAATGAGGACCAAATGCTTTTGGTTCTCAAGATTGCCTGCTTTTGTACCATGGAGAATCCCAAGGAGAGGCCTAATAGTAAGGATGTTAGGTGCATGTTGATGCAGATCAAGCATTAA